The Ammospiza caudacuta isolate bAmmCau1 chromosome 18, bAmmCau1.pri, whole genome shotgun sequence region gctgtaagcaatgagaagaagatgctataacagagtggggtggctgggtgagaagggaactggagtcagttggtgctttgtgaagaagagtcagtgctctgaggagctgcccacgATAAACACCAAGGTgtgaaacttttgtgataaggagacaacaatatggaacccctgcaatgaCAACACAAGGGTACCAACTGTCTCAAAAAAATCtgtccatttaatataaattttttaGAGCCTGGACACAAATGTAACCCACAATCTTTGTTTTCTGGCTTTAAGCAGCAGGTTTCAACCTTTATTGTTTGGCTTTCTTCAACTGCTTGACCACCCACTCCTGCAGCAAGGAAAGGACACAGCTTTAAAAGCTTCCATTATTGATTAGGCCAATATTGTGACATATCTCAACAGTTTTATTGCTGCATCAGGGAACCAAAGCAGCCTCTCTCCCTGCATATCAGCAAGGCCATcatcccctctgctgctccactgGCACTGCTTGATTCCCCTGTTAACAATTCACTGAATTTGGAGCTGCTTTCTCCATTCAAAGGCCATCAATTCGTGCTCTGCCCCTCTTGGCATTTCCCACCAGCTGTGTAAACCAGCACTGACATCTTCACAGCTCTTTTCCtaagcagcaggagcagagtggcTAACACAAATGACAGGTGCTTATCATCTTTACCTCCTGTTAATTCCATGGTTAGCTTTTCATTCTCAatcatcttcttcttctcttccaaCTCTGCTATCAGATTTTCCTTAAGCTCAATTTTCTTATCTTCAAactcctttgctgctgctttcttttccttcacatAATTTTTCTCCACCTGATCTGTCTAATGCAAAACCCAAGGAGCAAGAAGGTTAATTAAGGACTCAAGTTAATTATATCACAACAGCTTTTCAAATGCTTTATTGATCAGCTTTTCAGTTCACAACTGGCCCAAGTTCTAAAGATTATCAATATTCACAATCTACAGAAAAACACCCAAATACCATTTAGTGCTATAATATTGGCAAAAGAATGAGTTGTAAAAAGACATTTCAATGCTGCACAACAAATCAAGTCCCTAGAAGAGAGCTCTGCTGATTTATAATCAGCACTCATCAATTTAAAAACCCCTTTTTGACCAGCCCAATGCACAGCCAGATACAAGAGCCCAACAGCAAAtatttaattctattttaaaaacaaagtgcAGAAGTTACTTGAGGTAATACCAGCAGTAAGCTCTACTACATCTCAAGTGCAAcaaggcagccagaggaagaaaatttctttaaaCCTTCTGGGAAAACAAGCCCAAATACTGGCTGATGAAACAAGATTTATGCCTCTTCCATCTAATTAATGCATATTTTTGATAAATTAAGAGTACTTacttccagctgcaggaacagttcTGAAACACAAGAAAGACTTAATTTATTACCTTCAAAGCTGTACCAAATTACTTCCTTAACGTTTTAAGCCATTGAATATTGCAGCCAAGACAGGCAGTGAAGCAAATAATTCATGTACCTATCCAATCTCTACTCTGACTTCACAGCTTTATGCTGAAAATAAAGTGACTATGAAAAAGTCCCACAAAAATACACTGTTACAGATTGTCACCTCAAAAAGCTTCCACTATTCCACACTATTCAGTTCAGGCTGTAGTAGCAACACTCTACTActctgttatttaaaaaaaaaattaagaacagTAATAGATATACACCAAATATAAGAATGCTGTAATAAAAATCAAACTTGCTGtaataaaaatcaaactttCTATTTGCAAAGCATGAAAGCAGCATTATGTAGATAATCAAATGCAGGTAAATGGAAACTGTTGGTTTAACAAACCTCAGCTTGGCAAGGACAAACATAAAAGAGCTATATTCCTGTAGTACAAGGCAGCTGGATTTTTTACTCATGAAATTCCAAGTGATCATCACCTGCCCTCCTGTGGAAgaactctgctgctgcagcactgctcgTGGCCAGCCAGAAATACCAGTTTGCACTGGGCCTTAATTGTATCAGAACAGCCCAGGCCTGTCAGGATGCAGCTCTAGTGCATATGAAAGGTCtttttggaggtgttttccaCCCTAAATCATTAGTGAAATTCATCTCAGGAGACAGGTTCCTGACAACAAGAAGTTGTTCAAACCACTTCAGCTCCTCAAGTAAATCCTTTACCTTTCCCAGGCACTTTCAGAAATACAGAACTGTTTGTTTTTGCTaaaggagaagcagctgcaTTTCCTATATCCACACAATGCCTTCTGTAAAAGGCCCTGATTCAATATCCAAGGTGAGAACTactggaaagggaaaaggaaagagagagggaaagcacCTGGGTCTGATTCCCAAGCCATTCCTCTGTAGCAACATaacaaaaccacccagaaggACAAGCACTGGGCACTTGAAAAATTAACTTTGCTCCTTGAAACAGAGCAGTGCCCAAAGCCCAGGCAGCCAAAGGCTTCAGCTGGGGCCACCAAACAACAAAGCAAAGTGGGACACTGTGGGATAGAAAAAAGGGAATAATCTTTTTATTTGTGCTGCTTCACACAAATGAAGGCTAAAACTGTTTATCAGGCAGCAAACAATGCTgatcaaggaaagaaaatcatcAAGGCAGAGCCTGTCATGTTTGGTGTACTCTGGGAGCCCCAGCAAGTTCCTCTTCTTTAAAGGACAGAATTACCTGTTTTTTTACTTCAGTGTTATACAAAACACACATTTAAGTTATTTGCAGTGTCTTAGAAATTCCACTCACCTGCATTTCTTATCCTTTCTTTGTACTGCTGGTCCAGCTTCTTCATCCTTTTCTGATATTCCTGAAGAGTACCTAGTGGAAATAAATTGTAGATTCCCATTGTATTTCTTTCCCCCAGTATTAAATATCCTCAAGGAGTCAGGCACCACTCAAAGCACATTCCCTGCTTTTGTAAAAAGTGGATTACTCCTTTTAAGGAGTGTTTTAGCAGAGAGGCTTAACTACAAATGGAGTTAATATGGAGAAAAGATGGGAAGCAGGTGACATTTTTaatcctgcagcacagctgagagccAACATGCAGTGAAAGATGCTGCTCCCATCCTTTGAAaagtgctgaaaataaaaaaccaaagctACTTTTCTAAGCTTACCTTCTTGCAGCTGCTGTAACTGCCTCTTCAGAGATGCCAGTTTGTCCTGATACAtcctgcaagcacagcaggaaaCTTTAAACGCCAAGCACTCATTGTTTATTGCACCATCTCTTGAGGTTACATGTTTACACAGAATCAAAAACTTCTCAGAACTTCAGGAAACAAGTGAGCTGCAAACTTAAAGAATTTTATTCCCATGAAAGGTTCTCATTCTGTCTTAAAAATTGGTTTAAAATTTggataaaatacaattttttttgttgctgttgtatcctaaaataaaatttagatcTACAAACATCAGAAACTTTACAGCAGAATTATTCTTGCACTATGCCAAGTTTTATTAGCTGTGTACTAGCTGCccaacattattttaaaaacccactGAAGTCtactcctggtgctgctgcaagCCTGCATTTCTTTTACCTCACACCTGTGGTTTAACACTGGCCAAGTCTTCCTGACCTGTATAAAAAACAGGTCTCTGCCAGTAAGCAAGAACTCAAAATATTGCAAATTCTCCTACACACCATGGGCAGACTGTTTCAAGTCTCCCAAAAGTCCATTTCTGGTTCAGGACTAGAATTCAATTGTTTAAGGCATTTGGATAggattttacttttctttagcTTATCTAAAGCAGaacctttattttatttgaaggaTTTATCTGCAGCAGGATCCATTTGCAGCAGATCCCAGAACTCATAATTATTTCTTTGcctaaaacagcagcagcccttAATTTCTTGAATTTATATAGAACAGAGAAAGTAACTGGggagaacagaaataaaagtgtATGGACTCACGAGCTGTTCCACTGGGGTAAGGACTTAAAACTCCCAATCTTGGCACAAAACTTTGCCAAATTTTATGCAATAAACACCCCTAAACCCACAAATAGATAGAACATCACCTTATTTGTATTTGGAATGGGTTACTTACTGTTCTTTCATTTCTACAAAGTCCTCCTCCTCGTGCTTTGCCAGGTCTGTTTCACTGGCATCCTCAGTGTCTAAACAAGGCAAAAAACAACTTGCTTAAATTgacaaagtatttaaaaaagaaaaaccaaactcagtagtaaattatttaaaaacaaggaaacaggcacacaaaaaagaaatcccCAAACCTCAGACAATTTAGCATCAAAGACAACCTGAGAGATGAATTCAGGGGGGAAATGAAACATCTCATGTTCCTGCAACTGTGAGTTTTGCATGAACAGCTTCAACCTCAGCCTGGGAATTTCTTCTCATTTAAGATGAGGGGCTCTACATTAATACTcacacacaggtgagacacaaaCAGCCTGAAGACTCTGAAAGACATTTCACAAACCTGTTACTGGAGTTCCCACCcactcagtgctgctcaggTTGACCACAAAGCTCTCAGCAAAGGGAGCAGTTACTGCCTGGGACCTGAGCTTCTCACCTATACTTCACTTAGTACTGCAGCATTCAGATACCAGCACTGCCATAGAGATAGCTGCACTTTATAAACAGCATAAACTGTAAATAAAGTCAATCACTTTATTGCCAGTTTGCTGCTAAGACTTTTCAGGCTTTTATTTGTAACACGTGGGGAGCCAAGAATCCATTACCTTGCCAAAGAGGGGCAAGTGCCTCCAGACTTTACAGGGTACAGCTGAGAAACCTAAACCACAGCTAATTCACTACACATGGCTGGGAAGCCCAGCCCCTTAAATCAAACCTTAGATTTTTCTTAAACTACAAACAGTTTAAACTTAAGATAAAATTTAAAGCACCAAAGATAAACCAAGAAGGTTTTTAACTGCAAGAAATGTACTTCAATGTATGGGCCAGCACAAAGGATTTCCATACTCTGTTAGGAAATCCTTTGTGGATTTCTGACCACTGACCCTGTCTCCCTCTGCATGTTTAATACGCTTAATATTATCTCATCTGTAACCAGAGGGGATGGGGACTCGGCTGCCAGTAACAGGCACCGTCCAAGAGTCCTCCTACACCCCCCTTATCTATCGCTTTATGCCCTCTGCACTCTTGGCTACCTTGGGTTTTTGCTtaatttcctcttctccttccctctctggtTCTTGTGCTGTCACATCCTCCTCCCCTACTATACTTTTTCTAATTCTGTCCTTCGCCGTTCACACCACGGAGTCAGAACCCATACCCCGGATGTCTCCgctgttttccctctgctgtcGCACCCAGTCCCTGCCCAGCGCTCCCCgtgtcccactgtccctgctcccctgggaagCCACGGCTCCGCCTGTCCAGCGGCTTCTCTGCTTCACTGTTCCTCGGGAGCCGCTGCCCCCTGACAGCACCGTGTTTCCCTCGGCTGCTCTCGCAGCCCGAGCCCCTGaagccccagcccttccccaaaCACCTCAGAATGGAGCGCTCCCCTCACACCCCCCGGGAGAGCCCCCGCTCCATCCCCCCGTCCCCGGGCACCGgcccgccccctccccacacaccCTCATCGGAGTCGCGGGCCCGGGCGCTCCGCTCGCCGTCCTCCTCCTCGGCGCTCTCCAGTTCCTCCTCCTCGTAGTAGTCGGGCGCGGGGGCCATGGCGGGggcgggcggccccggcggggctGAGGGCGGCGCGGACACGAGCCCGGCCGCGCTCATGGCCGCGGGCGGGACGGGACGGAGCGGCCGCCGCTCGGCAACCGCGGCGGGAACCGCGGCCGCGCTTCCGCTTCCGGgcggcgccggggccgccgcgcccccgcccgGCCAGCGCGGGCCCTGCGGGTCTGAGGGTTGCGGGTTCGAGTCCCGGTCCCGTCCGGTGCGTGGCACgggtctgggctgtgctggcggTAGCGTTTAACTCCTCGGCGGCTTGCAGCCACCTGCGCTCCTGTTCGTGGGACGGGCTCTGCTCAGAGGTGCCAAGAGATAGGACAAGAGCAACGGGCAGAAACATGCACAAGGAGTTCCACCTAGAGATGAGGAAGAGCTTCTTCACTGTGCAGTGACCGAGCAGCAGAACACAGACCAAAGAGGGTGTGGAGTGTCCCTCTCTGGGGATATTCCAATCCTGTGCCtcgtgctctgggatgaccctgccgGAGCTGATGATCCCACTGtgattccttccaacctggccCATTCAGTGATACACACAGCAGTCCCTTGCTCAGTGGAGGATGGACTCGTTAGGACACTCGCACTCTatagaatttatttattatattttaatagaGAAATTACTTCCACGTTCCTCCCGGCAGAGCCCCGCCACAGAGAGCCCTGTGATCTCACCCAGGTGATTCAGGTGCCTCGTGCCGATGAACAGCAGCTTTGGTAGGACACGTGCCTCACATCTGCCAGGTACTGCTTATTCTCCTGACTGGGCACTGCCACAAAATTAAAGATCAAGACACATGTTCTGTGTTGAGTCCTATGCAGGGTCCCACTACCATCTGAAAATGCCTCACAGTGGCATTTTTGAGTAAATATCTCATGTATCTTATTTCTGCAGCTCTAATTCGCCTG contains the following coding sequences:
- the SUDS3 gene encoding sin3 histone deacetylase corepressor complex component SDS3, translating into MSAAGLVSAPPSAPPGPPAPAMAPAPDYYEEEELESAEEEDGERSARARDSDEDTEDASETDLAKHEEEDFVEMKEQMYQDKLASLKRQLQQLQEGTLQEYQKRMKKLDQQYKERIRNAELFLQLETDQVEKNYVKEKKAAAKEFEDKKIELKENLIAELEEKKKMIENEKLTMELTGDSMEVKPIMTRKLRRRPNDPVPIPDKRRKPAPAQLNYLLTDEQIMEDLRTLNKLKSPKRPASPSSPEHLPATPAESPAQRFEARIEDGKLYYDKRWYHKSQAIYLESKENTKISCVISSVGANEIWVRKTSDSTKMRIYLGQLQRGVFVIRRRSAT